In Nitrososphaerota archaeon, the genomic window ATATTTCCAAGAACACTATTCCCTCACGATTTGGATGTAATAGAGGTCTAGCGGTTGGGAGTAGACCTTAGAGATATAGTCAAGCCTAAAAAAACAACACTAGAGCATCTCTCTGGCAGAACGGTCGCTGTGGATGCATACAATGCACTTTACCAGTTTCTTTCAATAATAAGAGGGGAGACCGGGGAACCCCTAATGGACAGTGAAGGCAAGATTACATCACACCTAAGCGGACTATTCTACCGAAACCTAAATCTGCTGACATTGGGGATAAGACCTGTTTACGTTCTGGACGGGAAACCTCCAGAATTAAAGCGCGTCGAAATAGAGAGGAGGAGGGCTGCAAGACAGGAAGCCATAGTAATGTACGAAAGGGCTTTGGAAAGAGGAGACCTTGAGTCAGCAAAAAGATACGCCTCTGCAACTTCTGTGATGAAAGATTACATGATAGCGGACACAAAGAAGATTTTGAACCTGCTAGGCATTCCGTATATAGAAGCGCCATCCGAGGGGGAAGCTACTGCAGCAGAATTATGCCAGAAAGACATCGTATCGGATGTTGCAAGTCAGGACTACGACTCGCTCTTGTTCGGAGCCAAGAGGCTTATCAGGAACCTTACAATTTCTGGGAGAAGGAAACTGCCAGGAAAAAACATCTTCATTAATCTTGAGCCTGAAGAAATCGAACTGCAAACCGTGCTTTCCGAGTTGCAGATTAGCAGAGAACAGCTTATTGATATAGCAATACTGCTGGGAACCGATTTCAATCCAGACGGCTTTGAAAAGGTGGGGCCGAAGACGGCCTTAAAGTATATCAAAACTTATGGGAGACTTGAAAAGATACCGCAGCTCCAAGAGCAGCTCAACCAAGTCAATTATGACGCCATAAGAGCAATATTTCTTCGCCCCGA contains:
- a CDS encoding flap endonuclease-1 codes for the protein MGVDLRDIVKPKKTTLEHLSGRTVAVDAYNALYQFLSIIRGETGEPLMDSEGKITSHLSGLFYRNLNLLTLGIRPVYVLDGKPPELKRVEIERRRAARQEAIVMYERALERGDLESAKRYASATSVMKDYMIADTKKILNLLGIPYIEAPSEGEATAAELCQKDIVSDVASQDYDSLLFGAKRLIRNLTISGRRKLPGKNIFINLEPEEIELQTVLSELQISREQLIDIAILLGTDFNPDGFEKVGPKTALKYIKTYGRLEKIPQLQEQLNQVNYDAIRAIFLRPEVSKISEIKWNRPNIEGIVNFLCGQKGFSEERVRSALQKLEKREESKSESLEKWFA